From the genome of Acidihalobacter aeolianus:
ATTCTCCGGGAGCAGCAGCTCGGGCACCGAGTTCGAGAAATCGTTTCCAGACCAGAAGCGGAGCCTGCTGGCCGCCATGTCCCTGGAACTCGACAACATCCTCACCGGTAAATGATTGCGGACCGGAGAAGCACAGCAGTAGACCCTGATCCAGGACCACACCATTCTCGGTGAGGCAGCTCCGCAGAGCGGCCTGGCGGAACGGTGGTAACGGTCTGCCAGTCAGTTTCTCCGCTATGAAAAATGCATCCGGTCCGCTTACGCGAACGATACCGACCGCACCGCGACCTGATGCTGTGGCGACCGCGGCAATGGTGTCTCGCGCATACGGCGCGAGCATTTCTACTTGCCTTCGGTCGCTTTGGCCAGGTTCCGCGTGATCAGCCATTGCTGACCTATGGACAGCGTATTGTTCACCACCCAGTAAAGCACCAGACCCGCTGGGAAGAAGGCCATGAATACGGCGAAGCCGAGCGGTAGGATGGACATGATCCGCTTCTGCAACGGATCCATGGGTGCTGGATTAAGCCGCTGCTGCAGAAACATCGTGATGCCCATGATCACGGGCAGTACGAAGTAAGGATCACGCGCCGATAGATCGTGAATCCAAAAAATGAAGGGTGCCTGGCGCAGCTCGACACTTTCCAGAAGCACCCAGTACAAGGCAATGAATACAGGTACTTGGACCAGAATCGGGAGACAACCGCCGAGAGGATTGATCTTCTCGGTTCGGTACAGTTCCATGGTTGCCTGACTGAGTTTCTGGCGGTCATCTCCATAGCGCTCCTTGAGTGCCTGCATCTTCGGCTGCAGGCTGCGCATTCTCGCCATCGACCGGTAGCTTGTAGCCGAAAGCTTGTAGAAGGCCAGTTTGATCAGAATGGTCAAGAGAATGATCGCAAAGCCCCAGTTGCCTACGAGGCTGTGAATCTTGCTCAGCAACCAGAACAACGGCTTCGCAATGAATGTAAAAATGCCATAACCCGTAGTGAGATCGAGGCCAGGAGCAACCTTTTCCAGGGTTTCCTGGAGTTCCGGCCCAATCCACATACGGCTGCTGATTTGCGTATTCTGGCCTGGTGCGAGATTGAGTTTCTCTGTGCGGTAGCCGATCAGATACAGAGGTTTCTGCCCGCCGGTAAGTGCCTTGCTGTAGTAATCGTAGTGCCCGTCCTTCTCAGGTATCCATGCAACCAGGAAGTAGTGCTGCACCATGGCCATCCAGCCGCCTTGCACCGTCTTGGAAAGCGGCGACTTGGCCATGTCATCGAAAGGCACTTTCTGGTAGCTGCCGTCGTAATACGCAGCACCGGAATAGGAATGTGCCTGCAGCATACTAGTGTGGCTTTCGAGCGGACTGTGGACCAGTTGGGCATAAAGGTTGCCCTCCCAGGGCTTCGCGCCGATGTTCTTGATGCTGTAATCGACATCGACCAGGAAGCTGCGTCGGTGAAGTATGAAGGTTTTGGTAACCTCCAGGCCGTCCTTAGCTAGCCACGTCAATGGAACCCGCAAAACGTTTTCACCCGGTTTCAGCGTGTATTCCTTTGCGCCAGCCCGGTAAATCGCATGATGATCAGGTGCTGAGCCACTCGATAGCAGGCCGGATTGCGCGACGAA
Proteins encoded in this window:
- the yidC gene encoding membrane protein insertase YidC, coding for MDNFRPLLYIALLFVLFVIWQDWQKAHQPPPPPQAATSTITTANGKTATAQIPSAVTVSNGKAGKSELIHVHTDTLDLTISTRGGEILQARLPTYPVSVEKPHDPFTLMYDKEGTFVAQSGLLSSGSAPDHHAIYRAGAKEYTLKPGENVLRVPLTWLAKDGLEVTKTFILHRRSFLVDVDYSIKNIGAKPWEGNLYAQLVHSPLESHTSMLQAHSYSGAAYYDGSYQKVPFDDMAKSPLSKTVQGGWMAMVQHYFLVAWIPEKDGHYDYYSKALTGGQKPLYLIGYRTEKLNLAPGQNTQISSRMWIGPELQETLEKVAPGLDLTTGYGIFTFIAKPLFWLLSKIHSLVGNWGFAIILLTILIKLAFYKLSATSYRSMARMRSLQPKMQALKERYGDDRQKLSQATMELYRTEKINPLGGCLPILVQVPVFIALYWVLLESVELRQAPFIFWIHDLSARDPYFVLPVIMGITMFLQQRLNPAPMDPLQKRIMSILPLGFAVFMAFFPAGLVLYWVVNNTLSIGQQWLITRNLAKATEGK